A window of the Rhineura floridana isolate rRhiFlo1 chromosome 13, rRhiFlo1.hap2, whole genome shotgun sequence genome harbors these coding sequences:
- the HEATR3 gene encoding HEAT repeat-containing protein 3, which yields MGKSKTKRFRPAPFTPAGSLSEQGAEDGTAAGSPAAELLEKLQHPSADVREFACASISKLLQQKQTIPAFVQRDVVRCLGPMLLDKSLAVRETAAGALRNLSACGGFDVCDDMVTKDIMTPLVALLKECRAGLEENNGSLKETKDTNKSHAEDIANEAVNLLWNVCECNSTAVSIFNKQGCLDVVLQYLKRFQTNVDLAIAVASCLQAVTEDNPDLLSSFDASAHQVLEMVMLSLDKALEHILLRTLVAGVTWNIKSTLPSGSQAGTVNAILKIFSECLAIDAGEMVIQIKEEETERVKSSAKPEAEGNVGDGDNSVLNHDEEMEEAPKGAANGENDVSDLLPHSTQEMKQVAALLLAQQTALEIIVNMCCNEDPSDDEWEDLSSSDESDAFMDNSYDEGGKLLSPLCLSAEVHTALRNHLIPKKTLEKTAFPNSVAVDICMASPAWKPLIKKLNMVQYRALTCLHSILLVSDMDCLGGPLMLQSLSQHLSQLIFSQPEFPKEIEFLEAVTSALRALLQMLAANNIPQCMSPEQLMTLCEAGIHSCNVSIRVNVVSILGIAGSVLAKLEDTVQTLKMIGKFLLDVATKDSSLVVVGEALDALFDVFADGKEAEKAAEQLKLLYALKEFQPVFKSRMRKEGKGHYSTDQLCVLDNVKLNLRRFIAYQEMLERKK from the exons ctTCAGCACCCCAGCGCCGATGTGAGAGAATTTGCCTGTGCCAGCATTTCCAAGCTCTTGCAGCAGAAGCAGACAATCCCAGCTTTTGTGCAAAGAGATGTTGTCCGGTGTTTAGGCCCCATGCTTCTCGATAAGAGCCTGGCGGTTCGAGAGACGGCGGCGGGAGCTCTCCG AAACCTCAGCGCTTGTGGAGGATTTGACGTTTGCGATGATATGGTCACAAAAGATATCATGACTCCTCTTGTAGCCCTGTTGAAAGAG TGTCGGGCAGGACTGGAGGAGAACAATGGCTCTCTGAAGGAAACCAAAGATACAAACAAGAGCCATGCTGAAGACATCGCCAATGAGGCAGTGAACCTTCTCTGGAATGTCTG CGAATGTAATAGTACAGCAGTGTCTATATTCAACAAACAAGGTTGCTTGGATGTTGTGCTGCAGTATCTGAAGAGATTTCAAACAAATGTGGACTTGGCTATTGCAGTGG CATCCTGTTTACAAGCAGTGACAGAAGATAATCCAGACTTGCTGTCGTCCTTTGATGCTTCTGCACACCAAGTGCTGGAAATGGTCATGTTATCATTGGACAAAGCCTTGGAGCACATTCTTCTACGAACACTGGTGGCAG GTGTCACTTGGAATATAAAGAGCACCCTGCCGTCTGGTAGCCAGGCAGGCACCGTGAATGCCATCCTGAAGATTTTCTCTGAATGCTTAGCGATAGACGCTGGCGAGATGGTTATTCAGATAAAGGAAGAGGAAACTGAAAGGGTGAAAAGCTCTGCCAAACCGGAAGCTGAGGGAAATGTGGGTGACGGGGACAACTCAGTACTTAATCACGATGAGGAGATGGAGGAAGCGCCGAAAGGGGCTGCCAATGGGGAAAATGATGTTTCGGATCTGCTTCCA CACAGTACACAGGAGATGAAACAGGTGGCAGCTCTGCTTCTGGCTCAGCAGACAGCCCTGGAAATCATCGTTAACATGTGCTGCAATGAAG ACCCATCCGATGACGAGTGGGAGGACTTATCCAGTAGCGACGAAAGTGATGCCTTTATGGACAACAGCTACGACGAAGGTGGAAAGCTTCTGTCACCACTGTGCCTTTCTGCTGAAGTTCACACAGCTCTTAGGAACCACCTTATTCCAAAGAAG ACACTTGAAAAAACGGCTTTCCCCAACAGTGTTGCTGTTGATATCTGCATGGCAAGTCCAGCTTGGAAGCCGCTTATTAAAAA GTTGAACATGGTCCAGTACAGAGCTCTGACCTGCCTTCACAGCATTTTGTTGGTATCTGACATGGATTGCCTTGGGGGACCTTTGATGCTTCAGTCGCTCTCACAGCACCTATCCCAGTTAATTTTTTCTCAGCCAG AATTTCCGAAGGAAATTGAGTTTCTGGAAGCCGTAACCAGTGCTTTGCGAGCTCTTTTGCAGATGTTGGCAGCTAATAATATACCTCAG TGCATGTCTCCTGAGCAGCTGATGACTTTGTGTGAAGCTGGTATTCACAGTTGCAATGTTAGCATCCGAGTAAATGTAGTTAGCATTCTAGGAATTGCTGGCAGTGTACTCGCTAAACTAGAAGACACTGTGCAAACACTAAAG ATGATTGGGAAATTCCTCCTTGACGTTGCAACAAAAGATTCTTCTCTTGTGGTAGTGGGGGAAGCTCTAGATGCTCTCTTTGATGTTTTTGCCGATGGTAAAGAAGCTGAAAAGGCGGCTGAGCAACTAAAATTGCTTTATGCACTTAAGGAATTCCAGCCTGTTTTCAAATCACGG ATGCGGAAAGAAGGGAAAGGACACTACAGCACAGATCAGTTATGTGTGCTTGACAAtgtgaaactgaatttaagaagatTCATTGCCTATCAGGAGATGTTGGagagaaaaaagtaa